A window of the Glaciimonas sp. CA11.2 genome harbors these coding sequences:
- a CDS encoding GMC family oxidoreductase, producing the protein MEVAGKYDYIIVGAGTAGCVLANRLTRNPNVNVLLIEAGAKDDYIWIHIPVGYLYCINNPRTDWLYRTEPDSGLNNRSLIYPRGKVLGGSSSINGMIYMRGQARDYDQWASITGDTSWRWENVLPLFKKSEDHYNGASAFHGVGGEWRVEKQRLSWQILDAFRDAAAETGIPKVDDFNQGNNEGVGYFDVNQKRGIRWNASKAFLRTAATRGNLEIMTGCHVKRLQINAGENGLECTGVEFLGGGKEWSAEAAKEVLLCAGAIGSPHILQFSGIGPATLLQQNHIPVVHDLPGVGENLQDHLQIRMGFKVSGVKTLNMMASNWVGKMKIGFEYLLSRSGPMSMAPSQLGAFAKSDSTQETPNLQYHVQPLSLEKFGDPLHNFPAFTASVCNLRPTSRGHIRVASGDPMVAPKITLNYLSTELDRKVAAASVVLTRKIAAAPALRKYAPAEFMPGNDFQTEEDLIRAAGNVGTTIFHPVGTCMMGKVTDKLAVVDSKLRVIGVNRLRVADASIMPTITSGNTNSPTIMIAEMAAKFILEKVSE; encoded by the coding sequence ATGGAAGTAGCAGGAAAGTACGACTACATTATTGTTGGAGCAGGAACTGCGGGTTGTGTATTAGCTAATCGATTGACACGAAACCCCAATGTCAATGTGCTATTGATTGAAGCGGGAGCAAAAGACGACTACATTTGGATACATATCCCGGTAGGTTATCTTTATTGCATTAATAATCCACGTACCGATTGGTTGTATCGGACTGAGCCTGATTCTGGACTGAACAATCGCAGCCTGATTTATCCACGCGGAAAGGTGCTTGGTGGATCTTCTTCCATTAACGGCATGATTTATATGCGAGGCCAAGCCCGTGATTATGATCAATGGGCGTCAATTACTGGTGATACGTCCTGGCGTTGGGAAAATGTTTTGCCACTTTTTAAGAAAAGTGAAGATCACTACAATGGAGCGAGCGCTTTTCACGGAGTGGGCGGAGAGTGGAGAGTGGAAAAACAGCGATTGTCATGGCAAATTCTGGATGCTTTTCGGGATGCCGCCGCTGAGACGGGTATCCCAAAAGTGGATGACTTCAATCAGGGTAATAACGAGGGTGTAGGTTATTTTGATGTCAATCAAAAGCGTGGAATTCGATGGAATGCGTCAAAAGCATTTTTACGTACCGCAGCGACCCGCGGAAATCTAGAAATCATGACCGGTTGTCATGTAAAACGGCTTCAAATTAATGCCGGTGAAAATGGTTTGGAATGCACAGGTGTTGAATTTTTAGGCGGTGGCAAAGAATGGTCGGCAGAAGCAGCTAAAGAAGTTCTATTGTGTGCTGGAGCAATTGGTTCGCCGCATATTTTACAATTTTCGGGAATTGGCCCAGCCACGCTCTTGCAGCAAAACCATATTCCGGTTGTGCATGATTTGCCGGGTGTTGGAGAGAATTTACAGGATCACTTGCAGATTCGCATGGGATTTAAAGTCTCGGGCGTGAAGACGCTCAACATGATGGCGAGCAATTGGGTCGGGAAAATGAAAATTGGATTTGAATATTTGCTGTCACGCAGCGGTCCAATGTCGATGGCGCCATCGCAGTTAGGTGCGTTTGCTAAATCCGATTCCACCCAGGAAACACCTAATTTGCAGTACCACGTGCAGCCATTATCATTGGAAAAATTCGGCGATCCTCTGCATAATTTTCCTGCATTTACCGCCAGCGTTTGTAATTTGCGACCAACGTCTCGTGGTCATATTCGGGTCGCGTCGGGTGATCCTATGGTTGCCCCGAAAATCACGTTAAATTACCTTTCTACCGAGCTTGACCGTAAAGTAGCTGCGGCTTCTGTAGTGTTAACAAGAAAGATTGCTGCGGCCCCCGCATTGCGAAAATATGCACCAGCAGAGTTTATGCCGGGTAACGATTTTCAAACCGAAGAAGACCTGATTCGCGCTGCGGGCAACGTGGGTACGACTATTTTTCACCCCGTCGGTACTTGCATGATGGGTAAAGTAACAGACAAATTAGCGGTAGTTGATAGTAAATTACGTGTAATTGGCGTAAATAGACTGCGTGTAGCAGACGCTTCAATAATGCCAACGATTACTTCAGGAAATACAAATTCACCAACTATTATGATTGCCGAAATGGCGGCTAAATTTATTTTGGAGAAGGTTTCTGAATAG
- a CDS encoding ABC transporter ATP-binding protein, giving the protein MSDFILETKSLTKEFKGFTAVSDVNLQVERGHIHALIGPNGAGKTTCFNLLTKFLIPTTGQILFNNRDITLSAPAQIARQGIIRSFQISAVFPHLSVMENVRIGLQRNLGTSFHFWKSSKSLSQLRDRAMELLAEVDLTEFADTLTVDLPYGRKRALEIATTLSMNPELMLLDEPTQGMGHEDVDRVTALIKKVSAGRTILMVEHNMSVVAGICDKISVLQRGAILAEGDYKTVSTNPLVMEAYMGTEASTLEGAH; this is encoded by the coding sequence ATGAGCGATTTCATCTTAGAAACGAAAAGCCTGACTAAAGAATTTAAAGGCTTTACGGCGGTAAGTGATGTCAATTTACAAGTTGAGCGCGGCCATATTCATGCTTTGATCGGTCCTAATGGTGCTGGCAAAACGACCTGTTTTAATCTGCTAACTAAATTTTTGATTCCGACGACCGGACAAATTTTGTTCAATAATCGTGATATCACCCTTTCTGCGCCTGCACAAATTGCGCGACAAGGGATTATTCGTTCTTTTCAGATTTCAGCCGTGTTTCCGCATTTGTCGGTGATGGAAAATGTTCGCATCGGTTTGCAACGCAATTTAGGCACCTCTTTCCACTTTTGGAAAAGTAGCAAAAGTCTTTCCCAGTTACGGGATCGTGCAATGGAGCTGCTGGCAGAAGTTGATTTGACGGAATTCGCTGATACCTTAACCGTTGATCTTCCTTATGGTCGTAAGCGGGCATTGGAAATTGCGACAACACTAAGTATGAATCCGGAACTAATGTTGCTTGATGAGCCGACGCAGGGAATGGGACATGAAGACGTGGATCGGGTTACAGCGTTGATTAAGAAAGTTTCGGCAGGTAGAACCATCCTGATGGTTGAGCACAATATGAGCGTAGTTGCCGGTATTTGCGACAAAATCAGCGTCTTGCAGCGCGGCGCGATTTTGGCAGAAGGCGACTACAAAACCGTGTCAACTAACCCACTTGTAATGGAAGCGTATATGGGTACTGAAGCAAGCACACTCGAAGGAGCGCATTAA
- a CDS encoding ABC transporter ATP-binding protein produces MSQQGSENTVEKSSNSVKPPALCITDLQAWYGESHILHSVNLTVNAGEVVTLLGRNGAGRTTTMRAIMGLTGTRKGSIKVGGVETISLPTHKIAHLGLGYCPEERGIFSSLSTEENLLLPPSVSKTDKGMSIAEIYDMFPNLEERKNSQGTRLSGGEQQMLAVARILRTGARLLLLDEISEGLAPVIVQTLARMILLLKEKGYTIVMVEQNFRFAAPLADRFYVMEHGQIVETFGASQLQEKMPVLNTLLGV; encoded by the coding sequence ATGTCTCAGCAAGGTTCTGAAAATACAGTGGAAAAATCCAGTAATTCGGTTAAACCACCTGCGCTTTGCATTACCGATCTGCAAGCTTGGTACGGCGAATCACATATTTTACACAGCGTGAATTTGACGGTAAATGCCGGCGAAGTAGTGACTTTACTGGGCCGTAACGGTGCTGGGCGGACGACTACGATGCGCGCGATCATGGGATTAACAGGTACGCGTAAAGGGTCTATAAAGGTCGGTGGTGTTGAAACTATCTCCTTACCAACGCATAAAATTGCGCATCTTGGTCTGGGTTATTGTCCTGAGGAACGCGGTATATTTTCTTCGCTTTCTACCGAAGAAAACTTGCTCTTGCCGCCGTCTGTTTCGAAAACTGACAAAGGTATGTCAATAGCAGAAATTTACGACATGTTTCCTAATTTGGAGGAGCGTAAAAATAGTCAGGGAACCCGGTTGTCTGGTGGTGAACAGCAGATGTTAGCGGTGGCGCGTATTTTGCGTACGGGCGCGCGGCTGCTGTTGCTTGATGAAATTTCTGAGGGCCTTGCACCGGTGATTGTTCAAACTCTAGCGCGTATGATTTTATTGTTGAAAGAGAAGGGTTACACCATCGTTATGGTGGAACAGAACTTTCGATTCGCAGCGCCGTTAGCTGATCGCTTTTATGTGATGGAACATGGACAGATAGTGGAAACATTTGGTGCCTCACAATTACAAGAAAAAATGCCCGTATTGAATACGTTACTGGGTGTTTAA